In the genome of Candidatus Electrothrix rattekaaiensis, the window AAAACACTGGAGACCTCCAGCTTTGACTGCGTGCTCATGGATATCCAGATGCCGGTTATGGATGGTTACACAGCCTGCCGGGCAATTCGCAAGCTCCCGCAGTATAAAGAGCTGCCTGTTATCGCGCTGACGGCAAACGTCTTGTCCACAGATCAGGAAAAAAGCAAAGAGGCAGGCATGAATGAGCATATCGGTAAACCGTTTAACGAAAAAGAGATGTTCACCGTAATATCTCGCTATGTCAGCACAAGAAACAAGCAGGAATGAAAAACAACGGCATAACCTCACAGCTCTCCCGCACTCCATGAATATTCAAGTTGAACAGCCCTGTCCCCAATGCGGCGGCTCAGTCACCTTGTCAGTTGAGGATCGCCTGCTGTCCTGTCCTTACTGCGGGGTAAAAAACTTCCTGCAAAGCTCCGGGGCATTCCGCTATGCCTTGCCCAATAGAGTGGTACCGGAAAAACAGGACCAAATGCTCTATGCCCCCTATCTCCGTTTTAAGGGAAATATCTTTACCGTGAGCAAGTCTGGCATTTCCTATAAGGTCCTCGATACCACCCAAGATGCTTGTCCTCAGCTCGGCTTTCCTCCCTCCCTCGGGCTTCGCCCACAGGCGATGAAGCTGGTTCGCATCCATAACGAGACAAAAGGCCGTTTCCTCCCCCTGACAGTGAATATGCAAAAGGTCTTAGAAAAAGCAGCCCGGATTCAGTCCTTATCTCAAAAGGAGGACGAATCCCTGTATCACCGTGCCTATATCGGTGAAACCCTCAGTTATATTTACCTGCCCCTCCTCCCCCGCGAGGACGGACTCTTTGATGCTGTCCTAGGTGAACCACTGGCCCACGCCGATGCATCAGCTGTTCAAGCCCTGAAGAGCACTCCGTTCCAACCAAACTGGCAGATGAAATTTCTTGCCACCCTCTGCCCTCGTTGTGGCTGGAATCTGGATGGAGAAGGTGATTGTCTGGTCTTGACATGTTCAAACTGCGATACAGCCTGGAGGATTGGTAAAAATGGACTTTTCCACACCCCCTGCTCCATGTTTCCCGGCCCGGCTGATACAGCCCTTTATCTGCCTTTTTGGAGAATGAGCGTCAACCTTCCTGCTGTCGAAATTCAAAGCTTTGCTGATTTTATCCACCGAACGAATCAACCCTTGGTCCCTCGCAAGGAATGGGAAAAGCAGGTCATGCAATTCTGGATACCCGCCTTTAAGCTACGCCCGAAAATCTTCCTCCGCACCGCAAAACAGGCCACGATCAGCCAATGGCGGTTGACTCGGGAACAGCAGGAAAAAGAAATGCGGATTGTGCCCAAGATGTACCCGGTCACCTTGTCCCTCAGCGAGGCAAAACAATCACTGAAACTGGTCCTGGCCGAGTCGGCAATAAACAAACGAAAGGTCTATCCGCATCTTCCCACTGTCCGACCAGCGGTCACTTCCTCATCCTTGGTTTTCCTCCCTTTTAAGGACCGCCATCATGACTGGGTGCAAACACCAGGAGGGACAGTGATTGCAAAGTCTGTGCTCCATTTTGGCAGAACCCTCTGACACAGAGGGTATACAAGAATGAATATACAAATATACAGAATTATATCAAAAAAAATACCCATAAAGAGTACCCCTCCAAAGAGGGGGCGCAACATCCACATAATCGACTATGCAAAAGACATTATTATTAGAGGATGAAAAGTTTATGCAGCAGGCCTTGATCGAAGCCCGTCAGGCCATAGATGCCGGAGAATTTCCGGTGGGCTGCGTACTGGTCCAAGATAGCGAAATCATAGGAAGAGCCCGTCGCCATAACAGTGAAGGAGCCTCTAACAATGAAATCGACCATGCTGAGATGGTAGCCCTGCGCACCCTGCTTGCCGAGCATCCAGGTATTGACTGCCGGGACATTACGCTCTACTCCACAATGGAGCCCTGCCTGATGTGCTACAGCACCCTGCTCCTTTCCGGGATTCGCCGCTTTGTCTGGGCCTATGAGGATGTAATGGGCGGCGGAACCAGCCTGCCCCTGCAACAGCTTGCGCCCCTGTACCGAGACATGCAGGTAAAGTTGGTCCCGGATGTGCTCCGCAAGGAAAGCCTCAGTCTGTTCGCCCGGTTTTTTGAACGATATTCCTATCACCAGGACAGCCTGCTTGCCGAGTATACCCTCGTGCAAATTCAAGAGTACAGATGCCGCCTAAACCTAAACAACAGCACTGAGTATAACATCCTATAATATACCGCCCCTCTTCAACGCGAACAACGGACAAGCTGATGGACAACCTGACGGATAAACTGACGGATAAACTGACGAATCAACAAGAGAGTGCCCCCGTCCCTTTAGAAGAAGATGCACCCAAAGGCTGGAGAAAGGTTATGCAGGCCTGGCTTCACCCTAGGGTGGTGACCATGCTTTTTTTTGGGTTTTCTGCTGGGATCCCCATCCTGCTGATCTTTTCCAGCCTCTCTCTCTGGTTACGGGAGGCCGGGGTAAGTCGTTCCGCTGTTACCTTTTTCAGCTGGGCTGCCTTGGGCTATTCCTTTAAATTCGTCTGGGCACCATTGGTTGACACCCTGCCCTTGCCCTTTCTCACCAGAAAGCTGGGAAGAAGAAGGGGCTGGCTACTGCTGGCCCAGATTGCGGTCATCACGGCCATCTGCTTTATGGCCCTGACCGATCCTGCCAGTGGACAACAAAATCTCGTCACCATGGCCCTAGCAGCCGTTATGCTGGGTTTCTCTTCCGCCACCCAAGACATCGTTATTGACGCCTACCGCATCGAATGCGCAGAAGAAGATATGCAGGCACTCTTGTCTTCGACCTATATTGCTGGGTATCGGGTAGGAATGCTGGTCGCTGGAGCCGGAGCTCTGTATCTGGCATCCTGGTTTGGTACCAGTAAAGATGCCTATAGCTACACAGCTTGGCAGTACAGTTATCTTTGTATGGCCGCAGTCATGCTGGTCGGGGTGGCCACGACCCTGCTCATCCCGGAACCGGCAGCCAATTCCAAGAATTACGATTACCCGGTCAGCTATTATCTCCGTTTTCTCTTCCTCTTTGTCTGCACAGTGGGTGTCTTTATCACCGTCTTCTTTCTCAGCAGCGGCCTAGGTGATTTGTTCTACGGCTTATTCCGTGGAGTAACTGACACTGTTCCTGACACCCCAACCATCAGCCCGCTAGTCTCTTTTCTGGCAGAGGCAGCCCGCTTGGTGGTGGCCCTACTCTGCGCCCTGATCGCCGCCTTTTTTCTGATGCGCCGGAACCTCGTAGACGGCAGCATGGTCAGCCAAACCTATATCAATCCAGTGCTTGATTTTTTCAGTCGCTACGGCCTGCATACAGCCCTGCTTCTCTTAGCCTTGGTGGGATTCTATCGGATCTCGGATATTATTCTGGGAGTGGTTGCTAATGTCTTTTACCAGGACATGGGCTTCTCCAAACAGACCATTGCCAGTGTAATTAAGACCTTTGGTCTCTTTATGACCCTGCTAGGCGGTTTTCTTGGTGGCACCCTGACTGTCCGTTACGGGGTGATGAAAATCCTCTTCCTTGGTGCCCTGCTCTCAAGTGCTACCAACCTACTCTTTATGCTCCTAGCCAATGCGGGCAATAATGTCCCGCTACTCTACCTCGTCATCTCCGCCGATAACCTGAGTGCTGGCATCGCCACCACCGCCTTTGTTGCCTTTCTCGCTAGGCTGACCAATGTCTCCTTCACAGCTGTGCAGTATGCCATCTTCAGCTCCCTCATGACCCTGCTACCCAAGCTGATCGGCGGCTACTCAGGTACTATGGTCACAAGCTGGGGGTATCATCATTTTTTTCTCGTCACCGCCCTGATGGGCCTGCCCGTACTGGTGCTGATCTGGCTGGCCGGAAAAAGGTTGGATTAAGTGAATGCAACCATGCCGCTACAGGAAAAAAATATACTCCTTGAGCCTACCGGGTCCAGGTTCTTGATCTCTTCACGCTCCCGGCCATACCACCAAGACCGTTCAGAGCCAGTTGTTGATACACCGACTGGGTAGGGGCGAGCCAGACTTCCCCTGTGCCGTGAAAGGTCTGCAAGATCCCCTCGCCGCTGGTCATGGACCCGATCAACGACTTGGTTGCACCGTTGACCGTGAATTCCACATTGCCTTTGCGAAGAAGAGCAAAATTGCCATCAACCTGAAGCGTTTCATCGTTAAGTGAGACCTTGATGATCTCCTTGACAGGAACCGGTGATTGCAGCACACAGATACCTTTTCCAGACAGCTTGGTCTGGAAAAACCCTTCTCCGCCGAGCAAACCGGTCGCAAGCCCTTTCTGGGTGGCAACGCCCACCTTCACCGAGGTCTGACAGGCGAGAAACATCCCTTTATCCGCAACAATCTCTTCATCTTTAAGAGAAAGCAGAATAAAGTGCCCGAACCCAGGCTCAAGGTAGATCTCGCCACTCCCCCTGTAGGTGGGTTTAAAGGCGGACTCATCTGTCAGCTTTTTGGAAACGACCTTCTTAAAGAGTCCCCCTACTCCACCGACCTTACTCTCAATAGTGATATCGCCTTTCTGGAAATGAAGTGCCCCGGCTTCCAATATCACCTCGCTGTCCGCCAAGGTGATTCTGACCTGTTTTAAGCGGACACCACTGTGTTGCGCCTTATGAATCATACTTGCGACAGCCATATTATCGCTGCCAGCAAGGGAGCGGTACGTCAACACCTCGAACTTGGCAGCTGGCGTCTCAAGGGCATCCGAAACAAAGAGGTTGGGCGAAAGAGAGTCGGCATCGGCCCGTTCCTGCTCCCGCCCTTGCTGCTCCGGTTCGATTTTCTGGGATTCTGCAACAGGCTCTACTGCCGAAGCAGGGATGGGTGCAGGCTCATCTTCACCCGGCGGCGGTGGTTCAAGAGTGCAGACCGCCCCGGCATTGCTGTAGACCTGCTCAATCTTTCGAGCTGCCTCGTAATCATTAACGATCTTTACGACCTTGCGTTTGCCGGTAAAAAGGGCCTCAATTTTTTCAAGAGAGACTTGATGAAGTTTTGCCAAGTTCAGCCGTACCTGCTGAGGGTCGCACCCTTCCTGGATCTGTCCGGCAAAAAATACCTTAATTTGAGAGTCCATATCCTTATCCCTCTTTTCTATATATGTTCAACATTCCAAACTCCACAGCGCAGAGCAACAAAAAAAGCCGCCCTTGCTAAGGAGCGGCTTTCTTCTCTGGAGAAAAATACGATCAGTTTTTCAGCAAATAATCCGCAAGAGCTTCAAGTTCGGCTTCTGACCCGTTAAAAGGCGGCATAACCATATTTGCCGGTTCCGGCGGCTGGTTAATAAATCCCATAAGAGCCTTCTTATCATACCGCTGCGACAGGTTGCTGATGTCAGGACCGTTTGAGCCTCCCTGCCCTTTATAGACATGACATGCCTGACACTGGAAAGTCTTGAATACCTGAGCACCGTCAGCAGGAGCTGCTTGGACTGCTTGGCTGCCACTCCCCGTCTGCTCAATAGCCTCTTTGGGATTAATCTTTTCCTGGTACGCACGGGTCAACTGTTGATCCATACGCATGGTGCCCCAGATCAAATAGGGTTTTCTGGCCCTTTCACGGGTGAAGCCGCCGATAAAAAAGGCGATGAACATGGCGATCGAGGCCGCCAGTAGGGCCTTACGTCCTTTTTCATGTCCTTTAACCCAGTAAAGAATCGTGCAGATGACCGCAACAGTGGCCAGTCCAATCATGGTGTACAGAAAAGGCGTAGCAGCACCGCCGGTCAACTGTGCCCAAGGATTAGGCTTAGGAAGTGCCTCTGTAGCTGATTTCACTTTGAACAGGAAGGATATGCCTGAGATCGGTTGCAAAAAAAGCAGGGTACCGCCGATTACTCCGGTAAATCGGTTGACCTTGGCATAATACTGCTGATCCTCACTCGGTTTCGTGGATTTCCAATAGGTCCAGACAAAAATAAGCAGAGCACCGTTGATCAGACAGGGTAAAATAATATGAAAAGTGGACTCAATAAGAATAGGGGTATTAAAGGCATCCCAACGACTCTGCGTTTCCATCCACTTACCGGGAACCATCATGAAGGCCCAGATGGCATTAATCAGGACTCCGGCCGCTATGGAAAAAAAAGCGGTACATAAGCCGTAAAAAATATGCATGCCACGAGAAACAGAATCCCACGTGTTATGATAGATAACGGCAAAAATCATCAGCAGTAAAAAAACACCTCCCTCAGCCAGAAAAGGCCAAAACTGCATTGAGTAAAGAAAAGCACCAAACGGAGGCCACAGACCGATGGTCAGCACCACTATAGCGACACCGAGCACACCGTTGATCTTCATCATGTCGGAAAGAAAACCTGACACACTCCGAGCCAGCCTTATGTAGTCGTTGTCCTTTTTTTTGATTCCCCACCATTCAGAAAAAACAGCCAGCACAGAACCGCCGACTGCAAAAAAAGCAAAAAAAACGTGAACCAGTATAACTACCGCCATAATAATACTGTTTCCCAACAAGGGAAAATCTATTCTGTCCACCTGTACCCTCCTTTAAAAAAGCCTTGAAGCCTCTCATTTTCCTGCCCTTTAACGGCAGCACTCCCGATGACAACAGCGGCCCAGCATCCCCGTGGATGCTAATCTGCGAACCCCCGCAGAACGGCTTCGTTTATTACGAAGTTTACACCCTGAAAAAAAAATACTCAAGGCACCGAAAAAAAAATCTCAAAGAAATTTTCCGCTTATTGACAGGAAACTTTCCACTTTTTACGACTGTTCAGCAGGATACCCTACAATCTCTAATGCCATAGCGATTTCCTCCAGACATGAAGGATCATCAATGGTGGACGGCATTCGGTATTCTTTGCCAGCTGCGATAGCACGCATAGTGCCGCGCAAGATCTTGCCAGATCGGGTCTTGGGTAGGCGGACGACAACAACGGTCTCCCGATAACAGGCAATGGGGCCGATACTGTTACGCACCATCTGAATGAGTTCAGCCTTCAGCTCGTCCTCATCACAGTCTGCACCCGCCTTGAGCACGACCAGTCCCAGCGGTTTCTGCCCCTTAAGGGAATCGTCAAGACCGATAACAGAGCATTCCGCCACCTGAGAATGGCTCGCAACAATTTCCTCCATAGCCCCGGTGGACAGGCGATGTCCGGCAATATTAATCACATCGTCGATCCGTCCCATGACGAACACATACCCGTCCTCATCAATATAGCCGCCGTCACCTGTTTCATAATATCCCGGATATCTAGACATATACGAGGAAACAAACCGCTCGTCGTTCCGCCACAGGGTTGCCAAGGTGCCGGGAGGCAAGGGCAGCTTGATCACGATATTGCCTTCCTCGCCCGGCCCGAGTTCATTGCCCTCGCTGTCAAGGATTTTCACATTATACCCCGGAACCGATTTGGTGGCTGAGCCCGGCTTCACCGGAAACTGCTCTATACCCATAGGATTCGCCACAATGGCCCAAGCTGTTTCTGTCTGCCACCAATGGTCGATCACCGGTACAT includes:
- a CDS encoding AIM24 family protein, translating into MDSQIKVFFAGQIQEGCDPQQVRLNLAKLHQVSLEKIEALFTGKRKVVKIVNDYEAARKIEQVYSNAGAVCTLEPPPPGEDEPAPIPASAVEPVAESQKIEPEQQGREQERADADSLSPNLFVSDALETPAAKFEVLTYRSLAGSDNMAVASMIHKAQHSGVRLKQVRITLADSEVILEAGALHFQKGDITIESKVGGVGGLFKKVVSKKLTDESAFKPTYRGSGEIYLEPGFGHFILLSLKDEEIVADKGMFLACQTSVKVGVATQKGLATGLLGGEGFFQTKLSGKGICVLQSPVPVKEIIKVSLNDETLQVDGNFALLRKGNVEFTVNGATKSLIGSMTSGEGILQTFHGTGEVWLAPTQSVYQQLALNGLGGMAGSVKRSRTWTR
- a CDS encoding nucleoside deaminase; the encoded protein is MQKTLLLEDEKFMQQALIEARQAIDAGEFPVGCVLVQDSEIIGRARRHNSEGASNNEIDHAEMVALRTLLAEHPGIDCRDITLYSTMEPCLMCYSTLLLSGIRRFVWAYEDVMGGGTSLPLQQLAPLYRDMQVKLVPDVLRKESLSLFARFFERYSYHQDSLLAEYTLVQIQEYRCRLNLNNSTEYNIL
- a CDS encoding MFS transporter, with product MDNLTDKLTDKLTNQQESAPVPLEEDAPKGWRKVMQAWLHPRVVTMLFFGFSAGIPILLIFSSLSLWLREAGVSRSAVTFFSWAALGYSFKFVWAPLVDTLPLPFLTRKLGRRRGWLLLAQIAVITAICFMALTDPASGQQNLVTMALAAVMLGFSSATQDIVIDAYRIECAEEDMQALLSSTYIAGYRVGMLVAGAGALYLASWFGTSKDAYSYTAWQYSYLCMAAVMLVGVATTLLIPEPAANSKNYDYPVSYYLRFLFLFVCTVGVFITVFFLSSGLGDLFYGLFRGVTDTVPDTPTISPLVSFLAEAARLVVALLCALIAAFFLMRRNLVDGSMVSQTYINPVLDFFSRYGLHTALLLLALVGFYRISDIILGVVANVFYQDMGFSKQTIASVIKTFGLFMTLLGGFLGGTLTVRYGVMKILFLGALLSSATNLLFMLLANAGNNVPLLYLVISADNLSAGIATTAFVAFLARLTNVSFTAVQYAIFSSLMTLLPKLIGGYSGTMVTSWGYHHFFLVTALMGLPVLVLIWLAGKRLD
- a CDS encoding cytochrome ubiquinol oxidase subunit I, encoding MAVVILVHVFFAFFAVGGSVLAVFSEWWGIKKKDNDYIRLARSVSGFLSDMMKINGVLGVAIVVLTIGLWPPFGAFLYSMQFWPFLAEGGVFLLLMIFAVIYHNTWDSVSRGMHIFYGLCTAFFSIAAGVLINAIWAFMMVPGKWMETQSRWDAFNTPILIESTFHIILPCLINGALLIFVWTYWKSTKPSEDQQYYAKVNRFTGVIGGTLLFLQPISGISFLFKVKSATEALPKPNPWAQLTGGAATPFLYTMIGLATVAVICTILYWVKGHEKGRKALLAASIAMFIAFFIGGFTRERARKPYLIWGTMRMDQQLTRAYQEKINPKEAIEQTGSGSQAVQAAPADGAQVFKTFQCQACHVYKGQGGSNGPDISNLSQRYDKKALMGFINQPPEPANMVMPPFNGSEAELEALADYLLKN